The Coffea arabica cultivar ET-39 chromosome 9e, Coffea Arabica ET-39 HiFi, whole genome shotgun sequence genome has a window encoding:
- the LOC113710350 gene encoding phosphatidylinositol N-acetylglucosaminyltransferase subunit C has translation MEIRTIKGSSSPHRPKWRKIAYGGMQPGFEDNHTDESFLEDMIMNANVVRRNFLRVMLDSVSISEYLCIVALVVLVWTYTLRSTFAEDSLLLLDVSLLGLGFFILLLTAEMLSFNLLLSYLLKISFFITGLYLLSPIYQTLTRSISSDSIWALTAALIILHLFLHDYSGPTVKAPGTVENPTFTSNISLNASIVASLLIASRLPSRLHVFAIVLFSLQVFLFAPLVTYCVRKYSFRLHLFLSFSLMCLTLFFIHSLHRLLFVLFFVILAFVNVVCPYWLIRIQKYKFEINGPWDEAKLCFNITE, from the coding sequence AtggaaatcaggaccataaaaGGAAGCTCTTCTCCACACCGACCTAAATGGAGGAAAATTGCTTATGGAGGGATGCAACCTGGGTTTGAGGACAATCACACTGATGAGTCCTTTTTAGAAGATATGATCATGAATGCTAATGTTGTCAGAAGGAACTTCTTAAGGGTGATGCTAGATTCAGTTTCCATCTCGGAGTATCTGTGCATTGTTGCTCTTGTGGTCTTGGTTTGGACCTATACCCTTAGATCTACATTTGCTGAAGATTCTCTTTTGCTTCTTGACGTTAGCCTTCTTGGGTTAGGTTTCTTCATTCTTCTGTTGACTGCAGAAATGCTATCTTTTAATCTTCTTCTTAGTTATTTACTTAAGATCTCCTTCTTTATAACAGGTTTATATCTTTTGTCTCCTATTTACCAAACCCTCACCCGCTCTATTAGTTCAGATTCCATATGGGCTCTAACAGCTGCACTTATCATACTTCATCTCTTCCTCCATGACTACTCAGGACCCACAGTAAAAGCTCCAGGGACTGTGGAAAATCCCACCTTTACAAGCAACATCTCTTTAAATGCTTCTATTGTGGCGTCTCTCTTGATTGCTTCACGCCTTCCATCAAGACTTCATGTCTTTGCCATTGTGCTCTTCTCCTTGCAAGTTTTTTTGTTTGCTCCACTAGTCACATATTGCGTAAGGAAGTATTCTTTCCGGTTacatctctttctttcctttagtTTAATGTGTCTGACATTGTTTTTTATTCATAGTTTGCACAGGTTGCTTTTTGTGCTATTCTTTGTCATTTTGGCTTTCGTTAATGTGGTCTGTCCTTATTGGCTGATTAGAATTCAGAAGTACAAATTTGAGATCAATGGTCCTTGGGATGAAGCTAAACTTTGCTTTAACATTACAGAATAA
- the LOC113710714 gene encoding agamous-like MADS-box protein AGL62, which produces MKGREKIEMKKIEKEDDLYATFYKLRDELFMEASELCTTCKVDIGVIIFSPTGEPHSFFHPNADKVFNRFLGRDMPRDDADQLAEALARARVEQLEQQLHELEVQQEIEEERAKKLDDLFAQDGIVGWPGVPIDQMDMEMVTNLEAKIDNLLLQLEEHAKKLTEEASSSNVSPSKI; this is translated from the coding sequence ATGAAAGGTCGTGaaaaaattgagatgaaaaAGATAGAAAAGGAGGATGATCTGTATGCTACTTTTTACAAACTAAGAGATGAGCTTTTCATGGaagcaagtgaactttgcacaACATGCAAAGTTGACATTGGAGTCATAATTTTTTCTCCAACTGGTGAGCCACACTCTTTCTTCCATCCAAATGCAGACAAAGTTTTCAATCGATTTCTGGGGAGAGACATGCCTAGGGACGATGCAGATCAACTTGCTGAGGCCCTTGCTCGAGCTAGAGTTGAACAGCTCGAGCAACAACTTCATGAACTTGAAGTTCAACAAGAGATTGAAGAAGAACGAGCCAAGAAGTTGGATGACCTTTTTGCCCAggatggcattgttggttggcCTGGGGTGCCAATTGATCAAATGGACATGGAAATGGTAACAAATCTGGAGGCAAAGATAGACAATCTGCTTCTCCAATTGGAGGAACATGCCAAGAAGTTGACAGAAGAGGCTTCTTCATCAAATGTTTCCCCCAGCAAGATTTGA